A genomic stretch from Sulfurirhabdus autotrophica includes:
- the mutL gene encoding DNA mismatch repair endonuclease MutL gives MSSIHVLSDLLINQIAAGEVVERPASALKELLENSLDSGATEIEVRLMQGGIKLLQVADNGGGIARDELPLAVARHATSKINSLEDLEQVGSLGFRGEALASIAAVSRLTLTSRQASEKHAWQIFLESGAMSEPQPAALAAGTTIEVNDLYFNTPARRKFLKTEATEFAHCDEMFKRIALSRPETAFTLMHNGKAQRALRSAQGNPRQRIAAILGDEFAQASVVVDEQSSGLRLWGLAGLPTYSKGTRDAQYVFVNGRFVRDKLISHALRESYQDVLHHGRHPAFVLFLELDPQGVDVNVHPTKIEVRFRDGRAIHQFLYHALNKSLAGSKAGEVAMPINHETAVSRPYAPQPPVFTHQTQMGLGVAQPQGFYQTMFGNNSSVKSVAVAGETIQYEQEIPPLGFALGQLHGIYILAQNVKGLIVVDMHAAHERVVYEQLKTALDAHAIAAQPLLIPVTFNADKLDVVTVEENADTLTELGFDMAALSPVALAVRAVPAMLKDADAAQLARDVLKDIREFGASRVLTERRNELLSTMACHGSVRANRTLTIPEMNALLREMEVTERSGQCNHGRPTWFQLTVSELDKMFMRGQ, from the coding sequence ATGTCATCCATTCATGTTTTATCCGATCTTCTGATCAATCAGATCGCCGCCGGCGAGGTAGTAGAACGTCCCGCCTCAGCCCTCAAGGAATTGCTGGAAAATAGTCTGGACTCTGGCGCAACAGAGATCGAGGTGCGATTAATGCAGGGCGGTATCAAGCTCTTGCAAGTCGCAGACAACGGTGGCGGTATTGCCCGTGATGAACTTCCTTTGGCGGTTGCGCGACACGCCACCAGTAAAATTAATTCGCTGGAAGATCTTGAACAGGTGGGTAGCCTTGGTTTTCGGGGTGAGGCCTTAGCCAGTATTGCTGCTGTATCACGTTTGACATTGACCAGCCGCCAGGCCAGTGAAAAACATGCCTGGCAAATATTTCTGGAAAGTGGGGCGATGTCAGAGCCTCAACCTGCTGCTCTTGCTGCAGGTACTACGATCGAAGTGAATGATCTGTATTTTAATACCCCTGCCCGGCGCAAATTTCTCAAAACTGAAGCAACAGAGTTTGCTCACTGCGATGAAATGTTTAAACGCATTGCGCTGTCCCGGCCTGAAACAGCCTTTACCTTGATGCATAATGGCAAGGCGCAGCGAGCCTTGCGCAGCGCGCAAGGGAATCCAAGGCAGCGAATTGCAGCCATCCTTGGGGATGAATTTGCACAGGCTTCTGTTGTGGTGGATGAGCAATCCAGTGGTTTGAGATTATGGGGGCTGGCTGGCCTTCCTACTTACTCCAAGGGTACACGCGACGCTCAATATGTCTTTGTAAACGGTAGATTTGTTCGGGATAAACTGATTTCCCATGCATTGCGCGAGTCCTATCAAGATGTACTTCACCATGGACGGCATCCCGCATTTGTGTTGTTTCTTGAATTGGACCCGCAGGGGGTGGATGTAAACGTCCATCCGACCAAAATTGAAGTGCGTTTCCGCGATGGAAGGGCGATTCACCAATTTCTTTATCATGCTTTGAACAAGTCGCTGGCAGGGTCAAAAGCCGGTGAGGTAGCAATGCCTATAAACCATGAAACAGCCGTATCCCGGCCCTATGCGCCACAACCGCCAGTTTTTACACATCAGACACAAATGGGATTAGGGGTTGCCCAGCCCCAGGGCTTTTACCAGACAATGTTTGGTAATAATTCGTCAGTAAAATCTGTTGCGGTTGCCGGTGAGACAATTCAGTATGAACAGGAAATTCCCCCGCTCGGATTTGCGCTGGGACAATTGCATGGTATCTATATTCTGGCGCAAAACGTCAAAGGGCTGATTGTGGTGGATATGCACGCTGCCCATGAACGGGTAGTGTATGAACAGCTTAAAACAGCTTTGGATGCCCATGCAATCGCGGCGCAGCCGTTGCTGATCCCGGTGACATTCAATGCCGATAAACTGGATGTGGTAACCGTTGAAGAGAATGCGGATACGCTAACAGAATTAGGTTTTGATATGGCAGCACTTTCTCCTGTTGCCCTTGCTGTACGCGCAGTACCGGCAATGCTCAAGGATGCAGATGCGGCGCAGCTTGCCCGTGATGTGCTGAAAGATATTCGCGAGTTCGGAGCGAGCCGCGTTTTAACCGAGCGACGAAACGAACTACTTTCTACCATGGCGTGCCATGGATCGGTGCGCGCTAATCGTACATTGACCATTCCGGAAATGAATGCCCTTTTAAGGGAAATGGAAGTCACTGAACGCTCTGGTCAATGTAACCACGGTCGTCCAACCTGGTTCCAATTGACGGTATCCGAGCTTGATAAAATGTTTATGCGTGGACAATGA